A single region of the Salmo salar chromosome ssa16, Ssal_v3.1, whole genome shotgun sequence genome encodes:
- the LOC106573257 gene encoding sal-like protein 1, whose product MSRRKQAKPQHVQSDHNSSLLENIGGTHQSLGTPPTLDYCAHVCSRCCAEFVELSDLELHVRDCFSNQLVLIVNDNEDPVSSAEMFPLASSPSTPGEPGETVNNSEMEECSDLLEEKPEGNEDSMDVSRSKRSNGRLDSTSSSRSSSTDSLTDIVSCISVLPISLPQPGNNLSEQQGTLSWFNSNVIIENLESTKVAVAQFCQQSRSDTGNSGSSKMAVSSLMEKLLALQLQQIHQLQLMDQICHQVLLFASQRSEVSESATQAPTSCPQVSLASTHASQLTTLSSHLSQQLAAATGLAHSLATQSANISHFKRLTAKVQLPQSPLGSSIVHSSTEPLQSMGKLIASAVSKHHSRKKYTHANGLYPQLNVSAHTKMNSPALGTGTLLNPSNKPCLPLPPSSNQTLSSAGPSIGAIVEDLKALTALAQQRKGKPTNVTSLERKMSSERAYFKHKCRFCTKVFGSDSAMQIHLRSHTGERPYKCNICGNRFSTRGNLKVHFQRHKERYPHIQMNPYPVPEHLDNIPTSTGIPYGMSMPPQKPVTCWLESKSSLATLTTSVGRLLPTVSPNLPFLIKKEEQPVSITTLSSPGVRESSSAVKSTKSVDLVEPGKVPTFPTLNLKREDVKPPLTFVSKMSSRKEGSADYVSTNITSISRNSIKSEQFKTKHPFGGGVHDPLQTSETSKLQQLVENIDKKMTDLNECIICHRILSCQSALRMHYRTHTGERPFRCKVCGRAFSTKGNLKTHHAVHRATPPLRVQHSCPICQRKFTNAVVLQQHIHMHMDGQIPNTPLSEQSYPKSMESGGGSVDERKLEEIENLSDYDMDFNDCGIAGMSRFINSLSDSLSPSDSTGAGSFDAQKKLNYLRPVEETQVSWFKSKGLAKEDQHAYDSSSLGGDRSDGRLAVSENTAAKHFFSPSESVPVCSSPTSCEERYQNALSQAHINPSPLQFTDNGMASLHHLKSLNPLKDPTNMAHTFCEQRGIFKNTACNICSKTFACQSALDIHYRSHTKERPFICTGCNRGFSTKGNLKQHMLTHQMRDLPSQLFEPSIPSLASSPNSFVHPLASQMIKPEVNSFLGSVPYGEPRDLQGSLSLRMSSASSSPALAALPPRRTPKQHYCHTCGKTFSSSSALQIHERTHTGEKPFACTVCGRAFTTKGNLKVHMGTHMWSSAPTRRGRRLSVDGPLMFMGTHPVKLSEPLQRPDIRSSNGDSFSLWNHCTDSFSKNLAMRTNDISVIQNGGGPYLSGPMGHGASSPKGSVNVGLDKLPRIEHNASLTLPGENDTERATYFRFTHLMEERKEMIAN is encoded by the exons ATGTCGCGCAGGAAGCAAGCTAAGCCTCAACATGTACAGTCGGATCATAATTCGTCTTTATTGGAAAACATCG GGGGCACACACCAGAGTTTAGGGACTCCCCCCACCTTGGACTACTGTGCTCATGTCTGCAGTAGATGCTGTGCTGAGTTTGTTGAACTATCAGATCTGGAACTACATGTCAGGGATTGCTTTTCCAATCAGTTAGTCCTGATTGTCAATGACAATGAAGACCCAGTGTCGTCTGCTGAAATGTTCCCTCTAGCCTCATCGCCCAGTACACCAGGAGAACCAGGCGAAACAGTCAACaactctgaaatggaagagtgcAGTGATCTGTTGGAGGAGAAACCAGAGGGGAATGAAGACTCTATGGATGTTTCCAGAAGTAAGAGAAGCAATGGCCGGCTAGATAGCACCAGTAGCAGCCGGAGCAGCAGTACTGACAGCCTGACGGATATTGTCTCATGTATCTCAGTTCTCCCAATTTCACTACCTCAACCTGGCAACAACCTGTCGGAACAGCAGGGGACATTATCATGGTTCAACAGCAACGTCATCATTGAAAACCTAGAGAGCACTAAAGTAGCCGTGGCCCAGTTTTGTCAGCAGAGCCGATCGGACACCGGCAACAGTGGCAGCAGTAAGATGGCCGTCTCATCTCTGATGGAGAAACTCCTGGCTTTGCAGCTGCAACAGATCCACCAGCTGCAGCTGATGGATCAGATTTGTCACCAGGTCTTACTGTTTGCCTCCCAGAGGTCTGAGGTATCAGAGTCTGCAACACAGGCACCCACCAGCTGCCCTCAGGTTAGTCTAGCATCAACGCATGCCAGCCAGCTGACAACCCTCAGTTCTCATCTATCCCAGCAGCTAGCTGCAGCCACTGGGTTAGCCCACAGTCTCGCCACTCAGTCTGCCAACATCAGTCACTTTAAACGATTAACAGCAAAAGTACAGTTACCACAGAGCCCCCTTGGAAGCAGCATTGTGCACTCTAGCACCGAACCCTTACAAAGCATGGGTAAACTCATAGCTTCAGCAGTTAGCAAGCACCACTCTAGAAAGAAGTACACTCATGCTAATGGTCTATACCCTCAACTAAATGTTTCAGCCCATACCAAAATGAACTCACCAGCACTTGGCACAGGTACCTTGCTAAACCCATCGAATAAACCATGTCTACCTCTGCCACCATCCAGCAATCAAACACTCTCTAGCGCTGGACCAAGCATTGGTGCAATTGTGGAGGATCTGAAGGCTTTGACAGCATTAGCCCAACAAAGGAAAGGCAAACCAACCAACGTGACTTCTTTAGAACGCAAAATGTCTTCTGAACGGGCTTACTTTAAACACAAATGCAGGTTTTGCACTAAGGTATTTGGGAGTGACAGTGCCATGCAGATCCATTTGCGATCCCACACTGGGGAGAGGCCATACAAGTGCAACATCTGCGGGAATCGTTTCTCCACCCGTGGGAACTTGAAGGTACACTTCCAGCGGCACAAAGAGAGGTACCCCCACATCCAGATGAACCCTTACCCTGTTCCAGAACACCTTGACAATATCCCAACCAGCACAGGAATCCCTTATGGCATGTCTATGCCACCACAGAAACCAGTCACATGCTGGCTGGAGAGTAAATCATCCCTAGCCACCTTGACTACTTCTGTTGGCCGGTTGCTCCCAACTGTATCACCCAACTTACCCTTTCTTATCAAGAAAGAGGAGCAGCCAGTCTCAATAACCACACTTTCCAGTCCAGGCGTACGTGAATCATCTAGTGCGGTAAAGTCTACCAAGAGTGTTGACCTTGTAGAGCCTGGAAAAGTCCCCACCTTCCCCACCTTGAATCTGAAAAGAGAAGACGTTAAACCCCCTTTGACCTTTGTCTCAAAGATGAGCTCGAGAAAAGAAGGATCAGCTGACTATGTATCCACCAACATCACTTCCATTAGCAGAAATTCCATCAAGTCGGAGCAGTTCAAGACCAAACATCCCTTTGGAGGAGGAGTCCATGATCCCCTGCAGACATCAGAGACCTCAAAACTCCAGCAGCTAGTGGAGAACATTGACAAGAAGATGACGGACCTCAACGAGTGCATCATTTGCCACCGCATACTTAGTTGCCAGAGCGCCCTCAGGATGCACTACCGCACCCACACAGGAGAGCGGCCCTTCAGATGTAAAGTGTGCGGACGGGCGTTCTCTACCAAAGGGAATCTGAAGACGCACCATGCAGTTCATCGTGCCACGCCGCCACTGAGGGTCCAGCACTCCTGCCCCATCTGCCAGAGGAAGTTCACCAACGCTGTTGTCCTACAGCAGCATATTCATATGCACATGGATGGCCAGATTCCCAACACCCCTCTCTCTGAACAGAGCTACCCAAAGTCAATGGAGTCTGGCGGAGGTTCAGTGGATGAAAGGAAATTAGAAGAAATAGAGAACCTTTCTGATTATGATATGGACTTCAATGACTGTGGGATTGCAGGCATGTCCAGGTTTATTAACTCCTTATCTGACAGCTTGTCTCCTTCTGACAGTACAGGAGCAGGCTCCTTTGATGCCCAGAAGAAACTCAACTATCTTAGGCCAGTGGAGGAGACGCAGGTCAGCTGGTTTAAGTCAAAGGGACTGGCTAAAGAGGATCAACATGCCTATGACTCATCATCTCTTGGAGGTGACCGAAGTGATGGGAGACTTGCTGTTTCTGAGAATACAGCTGCAAAGCACTTTTTTTCCCCAAGTGAGAGTGTTCCAGTATGTTCTAGCCCCACAAGCTGTGAGGAAAGGTACCAGAATGCTTTATCCCAGGCACATATCAATCCAAGCCCTCTGCAATTCACTGACAATGGCATGGCATCTCTTCACCACCTAAAATCTTTAAACCCACTAAAGGATCCCACTAATATGGCCCACACATTCTGTGAACAACGAGGCATTTTTAAGAACACTGCATGCAATATTTGCAGCAAGACCTTTGCCTGCCAAAGTGCCTTGGATATCCATTATCGAAGCCATACCAAGGAGAGACCCTTCATTTGCACAGGGTGCAACAGAGGGTTCTCCACTAAGGGGAACCTCAAGCAACACATGCTAACCCATCAGATGAGGGACCTGCCATCCCAGTTGTTTGAGCCCTCCATTCCCAGCCTTGCTTCCAGCCCCAATTCCTTTGTACATCCTCTGGCCTCCCAAATGATTAAGCCAGAAGTTAACAGTTTCCTGGGTAGCGTCCCCTATGGGGAACCAAGGGATCTTCAAGGCAGTTTGAGTTTGAGGATGTCCTCAGCCTCCTCTTCCCCAGCGCTCGCTGCGCTGCCACCTCGACGAACTCCCAAGCAGCATTACTGCCACACTTGTGGGAAAACCTTCTCTTCCTCCAGCGCCCTGCAAATCCACGAGAGGACTCACACTGGGGAGAAGCCGTTCGCTTGCACTGTCTGTGGTCGGGCATTCACCACCAAAGGAAATCTGAAG GTCCATATGGGAACTCACATGTGGAGTAGTGCCCCCACCAGGCGAGGACGCAGACTGTCTGTGGACGGACCATTGATGTTTATGGGAACCCATCCTGTGAAGCTATCAGAGCCACT